In a genomic window of Nocardia fluminea:
- a CDS encoding tetratricopeptide repeat protein, producing the protein MVVQQQTARAYPQDELASRLRLIQELSGRGVRALARDTGLSSSSLSRYLSGQTVPPWPAVIELCRLVKRDPRPLRPLWERANNPLPAPPKTSRQPAPPSPPADAPPPPRNDLPRDVPDFTGREQALTEVIAAVRADRVVAIDGMAGVGKTSLAVHAAHRLTAEYPDAQLYLDLHGFTDGRQPLDPDAALRALLAALQVPSERVPQDGGVELRAACWRSELARLRAVVVLDNVADAAQVSLLLPGAGESVAIITSRNRLLELDEVPPVTLDVLTAEESAELLVRASGDARVGRLAKEPEQAAEVLRLCGNLPLALRLAAARLRHRPGWSVGILVERMSEGASEFDTAFGMSVRQLNRDQRRLFRLLGLIPGSTFTDHVAAAVADVPLRTARAMLEDLLDAHLVQQPAEGRYRLHDLVRQHARTATFEHDTPADRDRALHRILDYYVHTAAAADAAMPFLSPTRPVSAGAPPAELPHFPGRDAAFFWFVAEYTNLMAVFYAAVEVGADTHVCELPRFMRAFFARRCGTTHLNALFEQSLSAAQNLGDPRQLAEAHSDLGFARYNAGRMTEAAAAYAAAAPLVAEGGDPLARAELTMRCAQLRWDEGSIEEPLELFRQARDLYTTGGCPTSAADAVAGEAWALLQLGHREQAAELAREALAIPAVSPSLQARITLGVAIAADEPAQALEHLDQALALAREDGHKHNEAWCLNCRGIALRDMGRYEEALASHREAFALLDAVFEDHWKIHFLNSYAETCRLAGLPDDAVDLYHQTLSLAPSLGHRFEEATARQGLADVLDATDPAAATEHRAAAESLFAQISPSTSRRPAIHE; encoded by the coding sequence GTGGTTGTGCAACAGCAGACGGCACGGGCGTACCCGCAGGACGAGCTCGCTTCGCGCCTGCGGCTGATCCAGGAACTGTCCGGTCGCGGCGTGCGCGCCCTGGCCCGCGACACCGGCCTGAGTTCGTCCTCGCTCTCGCGTTATCTCAGCGGCCAGACGGTCCCGCCGTGGCCCGCGGTCATCGAGCTGTGCCGCCTGGTCAAACGTGATCCCCGCCCGCTGCGTCCCCTCTGGGAGCGCGCCAACAACCCGCTGCCCGCCCCGCCGAAGACCAGCCGCCAGCCCGCCCCGCCGAGCCCTCCGGCCGACGCCCCACCGCCGCCACGCAACGACCTGCCGCGCGACGTGCCCGACTTCACCGGCCGTGAACAGGCACTGACCGAGGTGATCGCCGCCGTCCGTGCCGATCGCGTGGTCGCCATCGACGGCATGGCAGGCGTCGGGAAGACCTCCCTCGCCGTGCATGCCGCGCATCGGCTCACCGCCGAATACCCGGACGCCCAGCTGTACCTCGACCTCCACGGTTTCACCGACGGACGTCAGCCGCTCGACCCCGACGCCGCCCTCCGCGCGCTGCTGGCCGCGTTGCAGGTCCCCTCGGAGCGGGTGCCGCAGGACGGGGGAGTCGAATTGCGTGCCGCCTGCTGGCGTTCGGAGCTGGCACGGTTGCGGGCCGTCGTCGTGCTCGACAATGTCGCCGATGCCGCGCAGGTCAGCCTGCTGTTGCCGGGGGCGGGCGAGTCGGTCGCCATCATCACCAGCCGCAACCGCCTGCTCGAACTCGACGAGGTCCCGCCGGTCACCCTCGACGTGCTCACTGCCGAGGAGAGTGCCGAACTGCTGGTGCGGGCCAGCGGTGACGCGCGCGTCGGACGGCTCGCCAAGGAACCCGAGCAGGCTGCCGAAGTGCTGCGCCTGTGCGGCAACCTCCCGCTGGCGTTGCGCCTCGCGGCCGCGCGGCTTCGTCATCGTCCGGGTTGGTCGGTCGGCATCCTCGTGGAGCGGATGTCGGAGGGGGCGAGCGAATTCGACACCGCGTTCGGCATGTCGGTTCGTCAGCTCAACCGGGACCAGCGCCGACTGTTCCGGCTGCTCGGCCTGATCCCCGGCTCCACGTTCACCGATCACGTCGCCGCCGCCGTGGCCGACGTCCCGCTGCGCACCGCCCGCGCCATGCTCGAGGACCTCCTCGACGCGCACCTCGTCCAGCAACCCGCCGAGGGCCGCTACCGTCTCCACGACCTGGTCCGTCAGCACGCCCGCACCGCCACCTTCGAGCACGACACCCCCGCCGATCGTGACCGCGCCCTGCACCGCATCCTCGACTACTACGTGCACACCGCGGCCGCCGCCGACGCGGCCATGCCGTTCCTGTCGCCGACCCGCCCCGTCTCGGCCGGGGCGCCGCCCGCCGAACTGCCGCACTTCCCTGGCCGCGATGCCGCGTTCTTCTGGTTCGTGGCCGAGTACACCAACCTGATGGCCGTGTTCTACGCCGCCGTCGAAGTCGGCGCCGACACCCACGTCTGCGAATTGCCGCGCTTCATGCGCGCGTTCTTCGCTCGCCGGTGCGGCACGACGCATCTCAACGCGCTCTTCGAGCAATCCCTCAGCGCCGCACAGAATCTCGGCGACCCACGCCAACTCGCCGAAGCGCACAGCGACCTCGGTTTCGCCCGGTACAACGCGGGCCGGATGACCGAAGCGGCCGCCGCCTACGCCGCGGCCGCACCCTTGGTCGCCGAAGGGGGAGATCCGCTGGCCCGAGCGGAACTGACGATGCGCTGCGCCCAATTGCGCTGGGACGAAGGCAGTATCGAAGAACCTCTGGAACTGTTCCGCCAGGCCCGCGACCTCTACACCACCGGCGGTTGCCCGACGAGCGCCGCCGACGCTGTCGCCGGCGAAGCCTGGGCCTTGCTCCAGCTCGGTCATCGCGAACAAGCCGCCGAACTCGCCCGCGAGGCGCTCGCGATCCCCGCGGTGAGCCCCTCACTGCAGGCCCGGATCACCCTCGGCGTAGCGATCGCGGCCGACGAACCCGCGCAAGCCCTCGAGCACCTCGATCAGGCCCTCGCCCTCGCCCGCGAGGACGGCCACAAACACAACGAAGCCTGGTGCCTGAACTGCCGGGGTATCGCGCTGCGCGACATGGGCCGCTACGAAGAAGCCCTCGCGAGCCATCGCGAGGCCTTCGCCCTCCTGGACGCGGTCTTCGAAGACCACTGGAAGATCCACTTCCTCAACAGCTACGCCGAAACCTGTCGCCTCGCAGGGCTTCCCGACGACGCGGTCGACCTCTACCACCAAACCCTCTCCCTGGCACCGAGTCTGGGGCATCGCTTCGAGGAGGCGACAGCCCGCCAGGGCCTCGCCGACGTCCTCGACGCGACGGACCCGGCTGCCGCCACCGAACACCGTGCGGCAGCCGAGTCACTGTTCGCGCAGATCAGCCCATCGACTTCGCGCCGTCCAGCGATTCACGAATGA
- a CDS encoding vWA domain-containing protein, whose product MTSSAPANAASAPTSARLVDFVTLLREHNIHAGPSETIDAAAAIVALGTTDPGVLRSGLAACLLRRNGQRRVFDQLFDLYFLGVSLPPACPSENADDLRERLIASLVQGADTAELAREALNTFGAYGGAGESAGRVTQASGAGWSSYLTMKSLRPDEISEQVARTMGGTGQFDTAVRTIEARRRVDRFRADVQTEARLRSAELRGTDYIARRGVENSADRTDFLGAREQDLAEMRRLVHPLARKLASRLAVRRKKAVRGQIDLRRTLRRSMATGGVPVDPVLRARKRGRPDLVVLADVSGSVSGFAEFTLQLVQALQDQFSKVRSFGFVDTCAEITHHFTPGEPPAPGFARDIVREGGVARFGSSNYGEVLQGFVDHYLDAVGPRTCVLILGDARTNRTDPNLAALQVITERAKAVYWLNPEPSRSWSTGDSAAENYTDIVTMHECRNVAQLAEVIGRLLPA is encoded by the coding sequence ATGACGTCCAGCGCCCCAGCGAACGCCGCCTCGGCGCCGACGAGCGCACGGCTCGTCGATTTCGTAACCCTGTTGCGCGAGCACAACATTCACGCGGGTCCCAGTGAAACCATCGATGCCGCCGCCGCGATCGTGGCCCTCGGCACCACCGACCCCGGTGTCCTGCGCTCCGGCCTGGCCGCCTGCCTGCTCCGCCGCAACGGCCAGCGCAGAGTCTTCGACCAACTCTTCGACCTGTACTTCCTCGGTGTCTCGCTGCCACCGGCCTGCCCGAGCGAGAATGCCGATGACCTGCGCGAACGTCTGATCGCCAGCCTCGTTCAGGGTGCGGACACCGCCGAACTGGCCCGCGAAGCGCTCAATACCTTCGGCGCCTACGGTGGCGCGGGGGAGAGCGCGGGCCGGGTCACCCAGGCCTCCGGTGCGGGCTGGTCGTCGTACCTGACCATGAAATCCCTGCGCCCGGACGAGATCTCCGAGCAGGTAGCCCGAACGATGGGCGGCACAGGCCAGTTCGACACCGCTGTGCGCACCATCGAGGCCCGGCGCCGCGTCGACCGGTTCCGCGCCGACGTGCAAACCGAAGCGCGCCTGCGCTCGGCCGAACTGCGCGGCACCGACTACATCGCCCGGCGCGGCGTCGAGAACTCCGCCGACCGAACGGATTTCCTCGGCGCCCGTGAACAGGACCTCGCCGAGATGCGCCGCCTCGTGCACCCTTTGGCCCGCAAACTCGCCAGCAGGCTGGCGGTGCGCCGCAAGAAGGCGGTGCGCGGTCAGATCGATCTGCGCCGCACCCTGCGTCGGTCGATGGCCACCGGTGGTGTTCCGGTCGATCCGGTGCTGCGGGCCCGCAAGCGCGGTAGGCCCGACCTTGTCGTGCTGGCCGATGTTTCGGGCTCGGTCAGCGGTTTCGCCGAGTTCACCCTGCAATTGGTGCAGGCGCTGCAGGACCAGTTCAGCAAGGTCCGCAGCTTCGGTTTCGTCGACACCTGTGCCGAGATCACCCACCACTTCACCCCGGGTGAGCCGCCGGCGCCGGGCTTCGCGCGCGACATCGTCCGCGAAGGTGGCGTCGCCCGGTTCGGCTCCAGCAATTACGGGGAGGTCTTGCAGGGTTTCGTGGACCACTACCTCGACGCCGTCGGCCCGCGTACCTGCGTCCTGATCCTCGGTGACGCGCGCACGAACCGCACGGATCCGAATCTGGCTGCGCTGCAAGTGATCACCGAGCGGGCCAAGGCCGTGTACTGGCTCAACCCGGAACCGTCACGCTCCTGGTCGACCGGTGACTCGGCCGCCGAGAACTACACCGACATCGTCACCATGCACGAGTGCCGCAACGTCGCCCAGCTCGCCGAGGTGATCGGCCGCCTGCTCCCGGCCTGA
- a CDS encoding DNA cytosine methyltransferase, with translation MEFCAGAGGLALGLEQAGFDPALLLDNRDVACETLRANRPGWNVLHKDLLRFEPRFELPGHHEIDVIAAGLPRVKSAATASRPRGSSWELELFETTARLTVELRPRGLLIENVPDLLKRGEYESSRTRVAKNLEDAGYECCWLLVDACEFGVTPAP, from the coding sequence GTGGAGTTCTGCGCAGGTGCGGGCGGACTTGCACTCGGCCTGGAACAAGCCGGATTCGACCCTGCACTCCTGCTCGACAACCGTGACGTGGCATGCGAAACCCTGCGAGCAAACCGTCCTGGCTGGAATGTCCTACACAAGGATCTTCTCCGCTTCGAACCCAGATTCGAACTACCGGGACACCACGAAATCGACGTTATCGCCGCAGGACTTCCCCGGGTGAAGTCGGCGGCCACAGCGTCGCGACCCAGAGGTAGCAGCTGGGAGCTGGAACTCTTCGAGACGACGGCACGGCTGACGGTGGAATTGCGACCGCGTGGATTGCTGATCGAGAACGTGCCCGATCTGCTGAAACGTGGCGAGTACGAGTCGAGCCGTACCCGCGTTGCCAAGAATCTCGAGGATGCCGGCTACGAATGCTGTTGGTTGCTGGTCGATGCGTGCGAATTCGGCGTAACCCCAGCACCGTGA
- a CDS encoding carboxymuconolactone decarboxylase family protein, with protein MQSRMKNPAMVLTDAMGPIQQVLKAVETGGVDSEILELVHLRVSQINGCSACVHGGTTTARKAGVSEDRLATVVAWRETPFFSEEERAALELAEAATRMADRPEAVTDEIWDSAASYFDEKQLASIVLMIGVTNMFNRLNATTRQIAGAWG; from the coding sequence ATGCAGTCTCGGATGAAGAACCCGGCCATGGTCCTCACCGACGCGATGGGCCCCATCCAGCAGGTACTGAAGGCCGTGGAGACCGGTGGAGTGGACAGCGAGATCCTGGAGCTGGTGCACCTGCGGGTCAGCCAGATCAACGGTTGCAGCGCCTGCGTGCACGGCGGCACCACCACCGCACGCAAAGCGGGCGTGAGCGAAGACCGCCTCGCCACCGTGGTCGCCTGGCGCGAGACCCCCTTCTTCTCCGAGGAGGAGCGCGCCGCCCTCGAGCTCGCCGAGGCCGCCACACGGATGGCCGACCGTCCCGAGGCGGTCACCGATGAGATCTGGGACAGCGCCGCCAGCTACTTCGACGAGAAGCAGCTCGCCTCGATCGTGCTGATGATCGGCGTCACCAACATGTTCAACCGGCTCAACGCCACCACCCGTCAGATCGCCGGCGCCTGGGGCTGA
- a CDS encoding DinB family protein produces the protein MTASTQIDTERTDILEMLAKHRHFLRFTVRDLTDEQAGLRTTASELCLGGLIKHVAAVEANWADFILNGPAEAPDFSSMTEEQIAQWGEIFRMLPGDTLADILAEYERVAARTDELVRTLPDLNVSQPLPEAPWFEPGGRWTARRTLMHIMTETAQHSGHADIIRESLDGAKSMG, from the coding sequence ATGACCGCCAGCACGCAGATCGACACCGAACGCACCGACATTCTCGAGATGCTCGCCAAGCACCGGCACTTCCTGCGTTTCACCGTCCGCGACCTCACCGACGAACAGGCGGGTCTGCGCACGACCGCCAGTGAGCTCTGCCTGGGCGGTCTCATCAAGCATGTGGCCGCGGTGGAGGCGAATTGGGCGGATTTCATTCTCAACGGGCCCGCGGAAGCCCCCGATTTCTCCTCGATGACCGAGGAGCAGATCGCGCAGTGGGGCGAGATCTTCCGGATGCTGCCGGGCGACACGCTCGCCGATATTCTCGCCGAGTACGAGCGGGTGGCCGCGCGGACCGACGAACTCGTGCGCACGCTGCCCGATCTGAACGTGAGTCAGCCGCTGCCGGAGGCGCCGTGGTTCGAGCCCGGCGGACGCTGGACCGCCCGCCGCACGCTGATGCACATCATGACCGAGACCGCGCAGCACTCCGGGCACGCCGACATCATTCGTGAATCGCTGGACGGCGCGAAGTCGATGGGCTGA
- a CDS encoding AAA family ATPase, whose amino-acid sequence MSNFFSSVDQVTERLTAAGYLPSLDIATAVFLADRLGKPLLIEGPAGVGKTELAKAVAAAVRAELIRLQCYEGVDEARALYEWNHAKQLLRITATSGEDWDSTRDHVFTEEFLLARPLLAAIRNPDPTVLLIDELDKADVELEGLLLEVLGDFQVSIPELGTVTAVRKPFVILTSNAHRELSEALKRRCLYLHIDYPTAELEKAIVALKVPELDAALAEPVVATVSALRQLSLRKAPSIAETVDWAKTLVALGTRTLTGGVVRSTLGVLLKYQSDHRVAIERLGLDDPDDGSGRR is encoded by the coding sequence ATGAGTAACTTCTTTTCCTCGGTGGACCAGGTGACCGAGCGGCTGACGGCCGCCGGTTACCTGCCGTCTCTCGATATCGCGACCGCGGTCTTCCTCGCCGACCGCCTCGGAAAACCGCTGCTGATCGAGGGTCCCGCCGGCGTCGGCAAGACCGAGCTGGCCAAGGCCGTCGCCGCCGCGGTGCGTGCCGAACTCATCCGCCTGCAATGTTATGAGGGCGTCGACGAGGCGCGTGCCCTCTACGAGTGGAACCACGCCAAACAGCTGCTCCGCATCACCGCCACCTCCGGTGAGGACTGGGACAGCACCCGCGACCACGTGTTCACCGAGGAGTTCCTGCTGGCCCGGCCACTGCTGGCGGCCATCCGCAACCCCGACCCCACCGTCCTGCTCATCGACGAACTCGACAAAGCCGACGTGGAACTGGAGGGCCTGCTGCTGGAAGTGCTCGGCGACTTCCAGGTGAGCATTCCCGAACTCGGCACGGTCACCGCCGTGCGCAAGCCCTTCGTCATCCTCACGTCCAACGCGCACCGTGAGCTGTCCGAAGCGCTCAAGCGCCGGTGCCTGTACCTGCATATCGACTATCCGACCGCGGAGTTGGAGAAGGCGATCGTCGCGCTCAAAGTCCCCGAACTGGATGCGGCGCTGGCCGAACCGGTGGTGGCGACGGTGAGCGCGCTGCGCCAGCTCTCGCTGCGCAAGGCGCCGTCGATCGCCGAAACTGTCGACTGGGCGAAGACTTTGGTGGCGCTGGGCACGCGCACACTCACCGGCGGCGTGGTCCGCTCGACCCTCGGTGTCCTGCTGAAGTACCAGTCCGACCATCGCGTGGCCATCGAGCGGCTGGGTCTCGACGACCCCGACGACGGCAGCGGGCGGCGATGA
- a CDS encoding DNA cytosine methyltransferase — protein sequence MVDLFAGPGGLDVAARWLGLDVYGFEWDRNACATRGAAGLNDHPHDVRHFGPKDVPGAWILAGGPPCQTFTVAGSGAGRKALDEVLGFVDRMGANGNVSEDLAGLEDERTGLVLEPLRWALEANDRGVPYKVIVLEQVPAVLPIWERMGAVLEGIDYQVTAEVLRTEQFGVPQTRRRAILIARLRSEPELPTPTHRPYRKGVDRAHGNAQLLPWETMGAALNRGYDFQVISNYGTGGDPKLRGRRNSRQPSATITGKVSRNQIIDSTGFPRPRFSPGEAGRLQTFPLDYPWSGGDIAQQIGNAIPPVLALHVLSAALGSQVSHEDATKVVDRPWRDTRDSAPLNHLQDMSHLLT from the coding sequence ATGGTCGACCTCTTCGCCGGGCCGGGTGGGTTGGACGTTGCCGCGCGTTGGTTGGGTCTTGATGTCTACGGCTTCGAGTGGGACCGCAATGCTTGCGCGACCAGGGGTGCCGCCGGACTCAACGATCATCCGCACGATGTACGGCACTTCGGCCCGAAGGATGTGCCGGGCGCGTGGATTCTCGCGGGCGGGCCGCCTTGCCAAACCTTTACCGTTGCGGGTTCCGGAGCAGGCCGCAAAGCGCTCGATGAAGTCTTGGGCTTCGTTGACCGCATGGGTGCCAATGGCAACGTATCGGAAGATCTTGCCGGGCTCGAGGACGAGCGGACCGGCCTCGTGCTCGAGCCGCTGCGGTGGGCCCTTGAGGCGAACGATCGCGGCGTGCCATACAAAGTCATTGTGCTGGAACAGGTTCCGGCAGTTCTGCCCATTTGGGAGAGGATGGGCGCCGTCTTGGAGGGCATCGACTATCAGGTCACCGCCGAAGTTCTCCGAACAGAGCAGTTTGGCGTACCGCAGACGCGCCGCCGCGCCATCTTGATAGCGAGACTGAGAAGCGAACCAGAACTTCCGACACCGACTCATCGCCCGTACCGCAAGGGCGTCGACCGAGCGCATGGCAACGCGCAGCTTCTGCCCTGGGAGACGATGGGGGCCGCTCTGAATCGTGGATACGATTTTCAGGTCATCTCGAACTACGGCACCGGAGGTGACCCGAAGTTGCGTGGCCGGCGCAATTCGCGGCAACCGTCGGCGACGATCACGGGGAAGGTCTCGCGAAACCAGATCATCGACAGCACCGGGTTTCCCCGCCCACGATTCAGCCCTGGTGAGGCTGGTCGCCTCCAGACATTCCCGCTCGACTACCCCTGGTCGGGCGGCGATATCGCGCAGCAGATCGGCAACGCTATCCCGCCGGTGTTGGCTTTGCATGTGCTCTCGGCTGCGTTGGGTAGTCAGGTGAGCCACGAGGATGCAACCAAGGTCGTCGATCGTCCCTGGCGCGACACCCGAGACTCTGCTCCGCTCAACCACTTGCAGGACATGAGCCACCTCCTCACCTGA
- a CDS encoding helix-turn-helix transcriptional regulator, producing the protein MADTSARTLRLLSLLQTHRSWSGTELAERLRVSARTLRRDIDRLRELGYPVDARPGVDGGYQLAAGAAMPPLVLDDDEAVAITVCLQAGSQGAGDGLAEPSVRALGKLVTVLPTRLRRRVDALRAMTESTAWTAVPLSDVDPAVLTDLALTCRREERLTFTYTAADGRVSTREVEPHRLVSLGRRWYLVAYDLTRHDWRTFRVDRLSASTTTGTRFRPRPLPAPDAATFVQNAIGARRSGYTVTAEIAAPATDIHTRIGRWCTVTALPADRTRIEMTADNLDWPILLLGRAEAEFQILSPPELVTQLREWGTRFARAT; encoded by the coding sequence ATGGCCGATACGAGCGCACGCACCCTCCGACTGCTGTCGCTGCTGCAGACCCACCGGTCGTGGTCGGGCACGGAACTGGCTGAACGCCTTCGTGTTTCGGCTCGAACCCTGCGCCGCGACATCGACCGTCTTCGTGAGCTGGGCTACCCGGTCGACGCCCGCCCCGGCGTCGACGGCGGGTACCAGCTGGCCGCGGGCGCGGCCATGCCACCCCTGGTCCTCGACGACGACGAAGCCGTCGCCATCACGGTCTGCCTGCAAGCCGGCTCCCAGGGTGCGGGCGACGGCCTGGCCGAACCCTCGGTCCGCGCGCTCGGCAAATTGGTCACCGTCCTGCCCACCCGCCTGCGCCGCCGCGTCGACGCCCTCCGTGCCATGACCGAATCCACCGCCTGGACCGCAGTCCCTCTCTCGGATGTGGACCCCGCCGTCCTCACCGACCTCGCCCTCACCTGCCGCCGCGAAGAACGCCTCACCTTCACCTACACCGCCGCGGACGGCCGCGTCAGCACTCGCGAGGTGGAACCCCACCGCCTCGTCTCCCTGGGCCGCCGCTGGTACCTGGTCGCCTACGACCTCACCCGCCACGACTGGCGCACCTTCCGGGTGGACCGCCTCAGCGCCTCCACGACCACCGGCACCCGCTTCCGCCCCCGGCCCCTCCCGGCCCCCGACGCCGCCACCTTCGTCCAAAACGCCATCGGCGCCCGCCGGTCCGGCTACACCGTCACCGCCGAAATAGCAGCCCCGGCGACCGACATCCACACCCGGATAGGCCGCTGGTGCACCGTCACCGCCCTGCCCGCCGACCGCACCCGCATCGAGATGACCGCCGACAACCTGGACTGGCCGATCCTCCTGCTGGGGAGAGCGGAGGCCGAATTCCAGATCCTCAGCCCACCGGAACTGGTCACCCAGCTGCGCGAATGGGGAACCCGGTTCGCCCGCGCAACGTAA
- a CDS encoding IS3 family transposase (programmed frameshift), which translates to MPAKYDEATKAKAVRLVVDHRDDYDSEWAAMKAVSARLGMTAETLRKWVRQAAVDTGDAEGMTTEAARTIREQKRKIAELEQTIEILSAATFFLRAGERPATAVVCAFIAEHRARFGVVPICRALTAHGVKIAPRTFHAWVRRAPSKRALWDTTLTEVLAGHYEPDERGRRTPESLYGAAKMWAYLQRRGIPVARCTVERLMRINGWKGVVRRKKVRTTEPDPAASRAPDLVDRQFRVPAPNMLLVADFTYVRLASGVFVYTAFVIDAYAGRILGWECSTSKHTAFVEKAIRQAVALRAREGHPIGGAIHHSDAGSQYTAVKLGETLALSDLRPSIGSVGDAYDNALAETTIGLYKTEAIRDDSPFRRGPLTRIADVEFLTADWVGWFNQSRIMHRLGRRPPAEHEAEYYSLHAEQPAGDR; encoded by the exons ATGCCTGCGAAGTACGACGAAGCGACCAAAGCCAAGGCCGTCCGGCTGGTCGTCGATCACCGCGACGACTACGACAGCGAGTGGGCCGCGATGAAAGCGGTCTCCGCGAGGCTGGGAATGACCGCGGAAACCCTGCGTAAATGGGTGCGCCAAGCCGCGGTCGACACCGGTGACGCCGAGGGGATGACCACGGAGGCGGCGCGGACGATTCGTGAGCAGAAACGTAAGATCGCAGAACTCGAGCAAACCATCGAAATCTTGTCTGCGGCAACGT TCTTTCTTCGCGCGGGCGAACGACCCGCGACAGCGGTAGTTTGCGCGTTCATCGCCGAGCATCGGGCTCGGTTCGGGGTCGTTCCGATCTGCCGTGCGCTGACTGCGCACGGCGTCAAGATCGCCCCGAGAACTTTCCATGCCTGGGTGCGGCGGGCGCCGTCGAAACGGGCGCTGTGGGACACCACCCTCACCGAGGTCCTTGCCGGGCATTACGAGCCCGACGAGCGGGGCCGGCGGACGCCGGAGTCGTTGTATGGGGCGGCGAAGATGTGGGCTTACCTGCAAAGACGCGGCATTCCGGTTGCTCGGTGCACGGTGGAACGGCTGATGCGCATCAACGGATGGAAAGGTGTTGTGCGACGCAAGAAGGTCCGCACCACCGAACCGGACCCGGCCGCGTCGCGGGCGCCGGACCTGGTCGACCGCCAGTTCCGGGTCCCGGCACCGAACATGCTGCTCGTCGCCGACTTCACCTATGTCCGGCTGGCAAGTGGCGTGTTCGTCTACACCGCGTTCGTCATCGATGCCTACGCAGGCCGGATCCTGGGCTGGGAATGCTCGACCAGCAAACACACCGCGTTCGTGGAGAAAGCGATCCGGCAAGCGGTCGCGCTGCGGGCCCGCGAAGGCCATCCGATCGGTGGAGCGATACATCATTCCGATGCGGGATCTCAATACACAGCGGTGAAACTTGGTGAGACACTGGCACTTTCGGATCTACGTCCGTCGATCGGGTCGGTTGGTGATGCCTACGATAATGCGCTGGCCGAGACCACGATCGGACTCTACAAGACCGAGGCGATTCGCGATGATTCCCCGTTCCGGCGGGGCCCGCTGACTCGGATCGCCGACGTCGAGTTCCTCACCGCGGACTGGGTCGGTTGGTTCAACCAGTCCCGGATCATGCACCGCCTCGGCCGGCGACCACCGGCCGAACACGAAGCCGAATACTATTCACTTCACGCCGAGCAACCGGCTGGAGACAGATAA
- a CDS encoding nitroreductase family deazaflavin-dependent oxidoreductase, which translates to MSANQQASKSSAHSGFSRWMQHRMNARMNRKIRRGKGTFMGMDVLILHTIGRRSGRPRDTPISWFPGEDDSWLLVASGGKDGHPDWLLNLMSHPDQATVQLPDSDIVAVTPQVLEGAERAAAWEHITAAQPRYDKYQVKAGREYAVVRLVAAA; encoded by the coding sequence ATGTCCGCGAATCAGCAAGCGAGCAAGAGCAGTGCACACAGCGGATTCTCTCGCTGGATGCAGCACCGGATGAACGCGCGGATGAACCGCAAGATCCGCCGCGGCAAAGGCACCTTCATGGGGATGGATGTGCTGATCCTGCACACGATCGGCCGCCGCAGTGGCCGGCCACGCGACACCCCGATCTCCTGGTTCCCCGGCGAGGACGACTCCTGGCTGCTGGTCGCCTCGGGCGGCAAGGACGGGCACCCCGACTGGTTGCTCAATCTGATGAGCCATCCCGACCAGGCGACCGTCCAGCTACCGGACAGCGACATCGTCGCCGTCACGCCACAGGTGCTCGAAGGAGCCGAGCGCGCGGCGGCATGGGAGCACATCACCGCCGCCCAGCCCCGCTACGACAAGTACCAGGTTAAGGCGGGCCGGGAGTACGCGGTCGTGCGGCTCGTGGCCGCCGCCTGA
- a CDS encoding DNA cytosine methyltransferase, with amino-acid sequence MGARGWAQAAEWAAQADGISPTIVGGSWDRGGGDLGPQGSVRAWAKLGVNGRALADDVPSAEFVWDPSRGADHMLKLTVGQVAALQGFPPHWTFEGRKTARYRQVGNATPPPFAHALGLAMRSALSAR; translated from the coding sequence ATGGGTGCGCGTGGGTGGGCGCAGGCCGCGGAATGGGCGGCCCAGGCCGACGGGATTTCGCCGACGATCGTCGGAGGTTCGTGGGATCGAGGCGGCGGCGACCTGGGCCCGCAGGGTTCTGTGCGCGCGTGGGCGAAGCTCGGCGTCAATGGTCGAGCACTTGCCGACGACGTGCCATCGGCCGAGTTCGTCTGGGATCCGTCGCGCGGCGCCGACCACATGCTGAAGCTCACCGTTGGTCAAGTGGCCGCGCTCCAGGGATTTCCGCCGCACTGGACGTTCGAGGGGCGAAAGACTGCCAGGTATCGCCAGGTCGGGAACGCAACCCCGCCGCCGTTCGCGCACGCGCTCGGCCTCGCAATGAGGTCAGCGCTGTCAGCTCGTTAA